The Dyadobacter sp. 676 DNA window TTTCGTCAAAAAGCCGGTAGCCGTTCGCAAGGCACTGCGACAACGCCTCGGCATTGATCTCCGTCGCCTTCGCCCAGGTATACGTGCCGTCGCTCCAGAGCGGAGAAGCTGCATAGGTAACCGCCTGACTTTTGATCGCGTAAGCCACGGCCCGCGTCACGATTCCGTATTGATTGTCATAAATTTCCCACGGAAGTCCGTCCCGTGTCGCGGGGTACGACAATGCCTTGTCACAATCCGACAGAATGAATGTAACCACCTCCGAGAAGGTCGCGCGCTTGTCGGTCGAAAAATCGTGGTCGATTTCGAGCGGCTTGTCGAAAATCGGAACCCCGCCATAGCGCTTGATGAGTTGCAGGTAATACAACGCCCTCAGCGTATGGGCCTGTGCGGTCCATGCATTCTTCTCGCCTTCGCTCGCGTACACGGGAGCAGTTTTAATATTCTCGATAAACACATTGCATCGGCGGATCGCCTGGTACAGATCTCCCCAGGGATTGCCGTCGGCGGAGTTCTCTTTATAGGTCGTGGAGGTAACGTTGCCGCCATACCAGACGATGTACCGCGAGCCCGGGGTAATATCGTCGGCATCCTGGGCTTCGTCCGTGAAAGAGGCGCGGTCCATGTAAGGCTTGGGTACAGAGCCATAGCACGAGTTGAGGTAACCACGGGTGCGGTTATAGTCGCTGAAAACCTGGTCCATAGTAATGCGGCCGTCGGTGGGCAGGTCGAGCTGCTCGTTGCAGGCCGTCAGCATGCCCGAAATTGCCGAAGTCAGCAGAAGGAATTTATATTTTTTCATATTCAAAACCTGATTTTAGAAAGTCACACTGATGCCCGCATTGTAAACCCGGTACACCGGAAATGCCAGGTAACCATCGCCCTCGGGACCGAAGTCGCCGGACTTCATTTTATCCCACGTAACAAGATTTTGCCCGCTCACCAGCACCCGGACCTGGTCGGCACGGATCAGCTTCGACAACGCCAGCGGCAACTTGTAGGACAGCTCCACATTTTTCAGCCTCACGTACGAGCGGTCGTACAGGTAGTAATCGCTCGCCTCGTGGTTCACGGTGCGTGCGAGCGACAATGCAGGCGACGTAATCTTCTCACCCGCTGCGTAGCGCTCCGGTGTCCACGCATTACGGTGGAGCGAACCGAACACGCCGTCGTAATCCGTCTCGAAAACGCCGGTTCCCTCATAAACCGACGAGTAGTTTCCAACGCCTTGAAAGAGCAGGCTCACGTCGAAATTTTTGTAGGTAAAGCCGGCTGAAACGCCGTAAATCGTAGTCGGAATAGTGCCGTTACCCATGGGTGCCTTGTCTCGTTCGTCGATCTTGCCGTCGGCGTTGAGGTCCTGGTAACGCAGGTCTCCGGGCCTGGGTGTGCCAAAGCTGTAAGTCAGGTTACTGTTATCGATCTCCTGCTGCGAATTGAAGAACCCGTTGCCATTGCTGTAATCCACCCGGTATCCGAACGTCTGCCCGAACGCATACCCCTCCTCCCAATTACGATAAGCGTAATCCTCGGTTTTGCGCGCCTCGTTCCAGCTGATGATCTTGTTTCTGGCATAGCTCAGCATAAGTCCGGCATGGACGGAAAAGTCTTTTGTGAACATTTTGGTATAACCCACATTGATATCCACGCCTTTGTTCTCGAAAATTCCGGCGTTGATTTTAGGGTAATTGTCCAAAGGAATCCCCTGATAAAGCGGGATCGTCGACAACGCCCCTACCACCATATTATCCATCCGCTCCCTGAACACATCCACGGAAACCGACCATGCATTCATCAAACCGAAGTCGATGCCGTAATTCTGTTTTTTGGAGATTTCCGCCCGGATGTTCGGATTTCCCACCTGCCCTTCCTCGACAAGGTATTGCAGCGAACCGATCGGTCCGCCACCTTTGACGGTCACATTGTCCAGATAGGCGAAACGCATGAGGCCGCTCTGGTCGTTGGCGGTTTTACCGTAAGAAGCGCGGACTTTCAGGTTGGTCAGGAATGCATTGTTCCTCAAAAATGACTCGTTCGAAACGACCCAGGCGGCCGAAACAGCCGGAGTGGTGGTATAACGCACGTTCCGGGCATATTGCTCCGAACCCGAGTAGCCCAGGTCGAACTTGACCAGATAGCGGTTATCAAAACCATAAGAAGCCTCGAAACCGCTGCTCACACGGTTGTAGGGCAGCATTCCGGGCGAGGAATTGTCGGCCTTGGTGAGGTTCTGGTAAAACATATAGGCCATCGCGCCCACCCGGTGCCGTCCGAAGTCGCGCTTGTAGTTCATCGCGATGTTGTAGGTAAGGTGGTAATAGTAGGAATGCGATTTGGAGTAAGCCAATGGCGTGTTGTTTTGAGCACCTTTTTTAGTAAATACCAATGCCGAGTCGCTGGTTTGTACCCATCGTTCATAGTCCTGCTTGGTGGAAAGGCTGCCTACGGAGTTGGTCTGGTAGGCCATGGTCCCGGTCAGGTTAAGGCCTTTGGTGAGAAAACCCATATCGAGGTCGAGGCCGAACTGCGATACGATGTTGGTAACGGTGTGCCGTGTGTAGCCTGTCCGGTTGAGCATCCCGTAAGTAGGCGACTCCACGCGTTCGGTTGTGACGACTTTGCCGCCCGCATCGAGCACCTCGCCCGACGGACTGGTTACTGCTGGCGTTACCGGGCCATAAACAGTCGGCGGGATCTGGAAAATGCTGCTGTACACTTCGGCATTGCTTGCGCCGCCCGGAGTGCGCTCTCGCTTTACGTTGCCCGCGAGGCGTATGAATGCTTTCAGATACCGGTTGAGGCTCATATCGATGTTCGACCGGTAATTGACCCAGATATTATTCGCATTCGGGTCGTAGCGTGCCTGATCCGTTTTGAAATAACCGCCCTGGTGCATGAAATTGATATTCGAGAAAAACTGCACTTTGTCGTTACCTCCCGTGACGTTCACGCTCGCGCGCTGCATGGCCGCGAAGTTTTTGAGATAGCGGCTATACCAATTATTATTCGGGTACAAATCACGGTCCCGGCCCGAACGGTAACCTTCGATCTGCTGGGGACTGAAAAGGTAATTCGCGCCCAGGCCATCGTTAAATGCCGCCTGGTTCCGCATTTCGGCGTACTCGGCCGAGTTATAGAAGGCCGGTTTCGTGGTAACCTGCTGCATTGACTGGTCGAACCGCGTCTTGATCTGCAATGGACCCCTCCGGCCACGTTTGGTGGTGATCACCAGGAGCCCGTTCGCACCCTGAATGCCGTACAACGCCTGAGTCGAAGCGTCTTTCAGCACGGTGATGGATTCAATTTCATTGGCGGTAATGTATTCCAGCGTCTGATTGCTGTTGTAGGCGTTGATAATACCGTCGATAATCACAAGCGGGCCATTGGTACGAGCGGCAGAAAGGCCGCGAACGTACAGGTTCGTGGTCGCGCGGGAGAGTTCCGAAAATGTCTCCTGCGTCGTCAGTCCCGAAAGACGCCCGGCCAGCGTCTGCGTCAGATTAGCTACCGGTGATTTTTCGAGTTCCTCCCCTTTCACGGTCGACACCGCCCCCGAAAGCTCGGAGCGCGACTGGGCTGTGTAGCCGAGTTGTACTACCTCGTCTTTTCTATGCGCGTC harbors:
- a CDS encoding SusC/RagA family TonB-linked outer membrane protein, with product MIHFIKSKIMPVLVGILAVMQLHAQELTGTVTGIVRNEFGQPLAGVTILSENGRNGTVSNISGEFTMAVDDGSRALVFSHNGYGNQTIAVPEKREIEVRLKWDAHRKDEVVQLGYTAQSRSELSGAVSTVKGEELEKSPVANLTQTLAGRLSGLTTQETFSELSRATTNLYVRGLSAARTNGPLVIIDGIINAYNSNQTLEYITANEIESITVLKDASTQALYGIQGANGLLVITTKRGRRGPLQIKTRFDQSMQQVTTKPAFYNSAEYAEMRNQAAFNDGLGANYLFSPQQIEGYRSGRDRDLYPNNNWYSRYLKNFAAMQRASVNVTGGNDKVQFFSNINFMHQGGYFKTDQARYDPNANNIWVNYRSNIDMSLNRYLKAFIRLAGNVKRERTPGGASNAEVYSSIFQIPPTVYGPVTPAVTSPSGEVLDAGGKVVTTERVESPTYGMLNRTGYTRHTVTNIVSQFGLDLDMGFLTKGLNLTGTMAYQTNSVGSLSTKQDYERWVQTSDSALVFTKKGAQNNTPLAYSKSHSYYYHLTYNIAMNYKRDFGRHRVGAMAYMFYQNLTKADNSSPGMLPYNRVSSGFEASYGFDNRYLVKFDLGYSGSEQYARNVRYTTTPAVSAAWVVSNESFLRNNAFLTNLKVRASYGKTANDQSGLMRFAYLDNVTVKGGGPIGSLQYLVEEGQVGNPNIRAEISKKQNYGIDFGLMNAWSVSVDVFRERMDNMVVGALSTIPLYQGIPLDNYPKINAGIFENKGVDINVGYTKMFTKDFSVHAGLMLSYARNKIISWNEARKTEDYAYRNWEEGYAFGQTFGYRVDYSNGNGFFNSQQEIDNSNLTYSFGTPRPGDLRYQDLNADGKIDERDKAPMGNGTIPTTIYGVSAGFTYKNFDVSLLFQGVGNYSSVYEGTGVFETDYDGVFGSLHRNAWTPERYAAGEKITSPALSLARTVNHEASDYYLYDRSYVRLKNVELSYKLPLALSKLIRADQVRVLVSGQNLVTWDKMKSGDFGPEGDGYLAFPVYRVYNAGISVTF